A genomic segment from Garra rufa chromosome 5, GarRuf1.0, whole genome shotgun sequence encodes:
- the ube2g1a gene encoding ubiquitin-conjugating enzyme E2 G1a, with product MTEPQSALLLRRQLAELNKNPVEGFSAGLIDDNDLYRWEVLIIGPPDTLYEGGVFKAHLTFPKDYPLRPPKMKFITEIWHPNVDKNGDVCISILHEPGEDKYGYEKPEERWLPIHTVETIMISVISMLADPNGDSPANVDAAKEWREDRHGEFKRKVARCVRKSQETAFE from the exons AACTGAATAAAAATCCTGTGGAAGGTTTCTCAGCCGGTTTGATAGATGATAATGACCTCTACAGATGGGAAGTGCTAATAATCGGCCCTCCTGATACGCTTTA TGAGGGTGGTGTCTTTAAAGCCCATCTTACGTTTCCCAAAGACTATCCTCTCAGGCCTCCTAAAATGAAGTTCATAACAGAAATTTGGCATCCAAATG TTGACAAGAATGGTGATGTTTGTATTTCGATATTGCATGAACCGGGGGAAGATAAATACGGCTATGAGAAACCAGAAGAGCGCTGGCTCCCCATTCACACCGTAGAGACCATCATGATTAGTGTCATCTCTATGCTAGCTGACCCCAATGGAGATTCCCCTGCCAATGTTGATGCAGCA AAAGAGTGGAGGGAAGACAGACATGGGGAATTCAAAAGAAAAGTTGCCCGCTGTGTAAGAAAGAGCCAAGAGACTGCCTTCGAGTGA